Genomic window (Streptomyces sp. NBC_00078):
CTCTCGCGGCGGGGCCGAGGGCCCGAGGAAACACAGGCACGGGTGACTCGCTCAATTCGCGCGCTGAACCGTGCCGTGCAGTCGCAGTGTCCTGACCCCGCCGCCGGTCAGCAGCTCCACGATCCGCTCCCCCGCCGGCTTCCGTACCGAGGCGCCGCAGTCGGGGCAGGTGAAGGAGTAGAAGGTGGTGCGGCTCGTGGCGCCGATCACGAGGCGCAGGGCAGCGGCGGCGAGCTCGAAGCTGCCGCGGCACTCCGGGCAGCCCGCCCGGAACGTCACCGGCGACACGCTTCTCATCCCGCCGAAGGCTGCTGCCACCGACATGCCCTGCACATCAGACATCGACGACTCGCTCAAAGGCCCTGCTCCTGCCTGTCGTGCTGTCCGTCCTGAACCGGCTGCCCGCCCTGCGCCTCGACCCCGTCGTACGCCGACAGTGCCTCACGGGCCGCCTGCCGCGCGCTGTCGGCAAGGTCGCGCGGCGCGACGATCCGGCCGTCGCGCCCGAGCCGCAGCGCCAGTCGCCTCAGAGAGGTCGGGTCGGGCGTGCGCAAGGTGATGCGCAGCCCGCCGTCCGCAAGCTCGTCCGCACTGTCATGCGGGTAGTACTCCGCGACCCAGCGACCACCCGGACCGACCTCGACGACGACCTCCGGGTCCTCGGCGGCGGGCTGCACCAACGCCTCCGACAGATCCCTCAGTTCGATCTCGGGCGGCGCCGACGGCTCGTCCAGGATCTTGATCTCGGCGACCCGGTCGAGCCGGAAGGTACGGCGCGCCTCGGACCGGCGGCACCAGGCCTCCACGTACGTGTGCCCGACGCTGACGAGCCGGATGGGGTCGATCTCTCGCTCGGTGAGCTCGTCGCGCGCGGGCGAGTAGTAGCGGATCCACAGACGGCGGCGCTCCGAGATCGCGCGGTCGACGTCGGCGAAGACGCCGCCCTCCGACTCGAAGGTCACGGACAGCCGGGAACTGGCACCCGCCGCCTCGCCGGCCGCGGCCTCCAGCTTGGCGGTGGCCCGCAGCAGCGCCTGCCGGTCGCTCTCCCGCAGGCCGGGCAGGGTGGACACCGCGCGGGCGGCCACCAGCAGCGCCGTCGCCTCGTCGGCGGCCAGCCGCAGCGGCTCCGCTGTTTCCTCACCGAGAGCGGCAGGGTTGTGCCACCAGATGCGCTCGCCGTCGGTGTCGATGTCGAGCAGGTCGCCACCGCGGAAGCTGGTGCCGCACATGGGCAGCACGTCGAGATCGGAGACCAGCTCGTCCTCGGTGATACCGAAGGCACGGGCGACGTCCTCGACCCGGGCTCCGGGGCGCTCCTTCAGATACGTCACCAGCGAGAGCATCCGCCGGGTCTGGTCGATGGCGTTCACGGGCCTGACCGGTTTGCCTGCCACTGTCTTGCTCCGCTCCCCCTCAGCCCTTGGCCACGGCACGCAGCCGGTCCACCACGTCCGCACGCAGCTCGGCCGGCTCCAGCACCACCACGTCCGGCCCGAACTCCACCAGCCAGGCGTCCAGCCCGTGCCCGTACGGAATCTCCAACTCGTCCCAGCCGTCCGCGAGTTCCCGCACCGCGCCGGCCTTCGCCCGAAGGGGGTACCCCGCCCCCGAACGCAGCCGGATCAGCGCGGAGCGGTCGGCGGTCTCCCCCGCCCAGCTCGCGACGGTCTCACGGACCGTCACCACATCGGGGATCTCGGCGGTGAACCGCCCGCTGCGACTGCGCACCTTGCCGGTGATCCGGGACAGCCTGAAGACCCGCTCGGCTCCGCGGTCGCGGTCCCAGCCGGCCAGGTACCAGTGGCCGCGCCAGCACTCCAGCGCCCACGGCTCCACATGCCGGGGCTCGGGGCGAACGGCGGTGGCCTTGCGGTAGTCGAAGACGACCGGACGGCGGTCGCGGCACGCCAGCATCAGCGGCTCGAACGCGGCCTCGTGCACAGGGATCCGGGGCTCCAGCGCGCCGTGCGCCTCGTACGGGTCGACGTCCTCGGGGAGGCCTGCCGCACGCAGCTTCTGCAGGGCGCCACTGGCCGCGCCCGCGAGCCGGGCCTGCTGCCACACCTTGGCCGCGAGACCGAGGGCCGCGGCCTCCTCGGCGTCGAGGGTGATGGGCGGCAGCCGGTTGCTGTCTCGGCGGGCGAGGTAGCCCACCTCGCCGTCGAGGTTCTCGACCGTCTCGATGACCAGGCCGAGTTCGCGCAGATCGTCCTTGTCCCGCTCGAACATGCGGCTGAAGGAGTCGTCGGATCCCGCTTCGAGGTAGGCCTCGATGGACTCACGCAGCTCGCGCTTGCTGAGCGGCCGCCGCGTCCCGAGCAGACACAGCGCCAGGTTCATCAGCCGCTCGGCCTTGGCAATGGCCATCGACGCCCTTCGCCTCCCTATGGTGCTTTACGACGATGACCGTACCGCCCCGAAGTGGCCGGGCAAAAGCCGAGGGCCCATGCCAGACAGGCATGGGCCCCAGGTGATCGGGTCCGGTCGCTGCGGCGATCAGACCCCGACGAGGTCGACCACGAAGATCAGGGTCTCGCCCGGCTTGATCGCCGGCGTCGGGCTCTGGTTGCCGTAGGCGAGGTGCGCGGGGATGGTCAGCTGGCGACGGCCGCCGACCTTCATGCCCTGCACACCCTGGTCCCAGCCCTTGATGACCCGGCCGCCGCCGAGCGGGAAGCGGAAGGGCGTGCCGCGGTTCCAGCTGGCGTCGAACTCCTCGCCGGTGCTGAAGGCAACGCCGACGTAGTGGACGGTGACGGTCTGGCCCGCCTGCGCCACCGCGCCGTCGCCCTCCCAGATGTCCTTGATCTCGAGGTCCGCCGGGGGCTCGCCGCCCGGGAAGTCGATCTCGGGCTTCTCGATGCTCACGTCTCTAGCTCCTGCTTGTCTGCGGAAAGGCAACACGCACAGTCTTACACCCCGAGGACGTCAGATCTTCGCCAGGATGTCGACCGAGAAGACCAGGACGGAGTCCTTCTTGATGCCGCTGCCGGCCGGCGGCTTGTCGCCGTAACCCAGCTTCGGCGGGATGACGATGAGGACCCGGCTGCCGACCTTCTTGCCGGTCAGGCCCTGTGCCCAGCCCTTGACGACCTGCTGGAGCCCGAACGACGTCAGCGCCTTGCGGCTGTACGTCGAGTCGAACTCCTTGCCGCCGTCCCAGAACACTCCCTTGTACTGGACGAGCACGCTGTCCTTCGCCTCGACCACGGCGCCGTCGCCCTCGATGACGTAGTCGGCCACCAGCTTGGTGGGCGCGTCGGTCTTGGGGATGTCGATGGTGGGGGCCTTGCCGTCGGTGTTGGTACCGACCTTCGGCAGGTTCGCGTCGTTCTGCGCGACGTCGCTTCCCTTGGCGGAACTGCTTGCGTTGAACGTGGCCTGGATGTCGGCGACGAACACCAGCGTGTCGGTGCCCTTGATGCCCGCCTGCGCGTTGCCCTGCTTGCCGTAGCCCCAGGTGGGGGGCACGGAGAACACGACCCGGCTGCCGGCCTTCTTACCCGCCAGGGCGTAGCGCCAGCCGTCGATGATGCTGCCTTGGGAGAGCTGGATGAGCAGCGGGGTCTTGCGGTCGTAGGAGTTGTCGAAGACCTTCGCCGTGTCCCAGACCTGGCCGAGGTAGTGGGCCTGGATGTAGTCGTTCTCCGCGACGGTCTTGCCGGCTCCCGCGATGACCGTCTTCACCGCGAGGTCCTTCGACGGGTCGCCGGTGCCCTTGGCGACGGTCGGCTTCTCACCGAACTTCGTACCCGCGGTGATGGCCGGCAGCGGGCCGTCGACGATCTTCGGCGGCGGTGCGGCGGACGTGGCCGACGCTGAGGGCGACGGGCTCTGGCTCTCCTTGGCCTTGCTCGAGTCGGACTTGTCGTCGCCGCATCCGGCGATCGTGACAAGTCCTGCGGGTACGGCGATGAGTAGGGAGCGTCGGCGCACGGTGGGGGCCTCGTATCGGTCGATCTTGTTGATGGCGTGCGCGCAACTCTACGGCGTGAGAAGGGCGCCGCACTGGAAACGTACGGCGCCCGTGTTGCGTTGCGGTCTTTCACCGGAACGCGTTCCTCCCATTGCTCACATTCCTGCGATGAGCTTCTCCACCCGGTCGTCCACGGAACGGAACGGGTCCTTGCACAACACCGTGCGCTGCGCCTGGTCGTTGAGCTTGAGGTGGACCCAGTCGACGGTGAAGTCCCGGCGCTGTTCCTGGGCCCTGCGGATGAAGTCGCCACGCAGCCGGGCCCTAGTGGTCTGCGGGGGAACGGACTTGCCCTCGAAGATCTTCAAGTCATTGCAGATCCGGGCTGCTTGACCCCTCTTCTCGAGCAGGTAGTACAGGCCACGACGACGGTGAATGTCGTGGTAGGCGAGGTCTATCTGCGCGACCCTCGGATGCGACATGGTCATGTTGTGCTTGGCCCGGTACCGCTCGATGAGCTTGTACTTCATGACCCAGTCGATCTCTGTGCCGATCCGGTCGAGGTCCTCGGCCTCGATCGAGTCCAGCGTGCGGCCCCACAGCTCCAGGACCTGCTCCACGGTGCCGGTGCGGATGCCGCGGCGCTCGCAGAAGTCCACGGCCTTCTCGTAGTACTCGCGCTGCACCTCCAGGGCGGAGGCCTCACGTCCGCTGGCCAGGCGCACCTTGCGCCGGCCGGTGATGTCATGGCTGACCTCGCGGATCGCCCGGATCGGGTTCTCCAGGGTCAGGTCCCGCATCACCGTGCCCGCCTCGATCATGCGCAGCACCAGGTCGGTCGCGCCGACCTTGAGCAGCATGGTCGTCTCGGACATGTTCGAGTCGCCCACGATGACGTGCAGGCGGCGGTAGCGCTCGGCGTCCGCGTGCGGTTCGTCGCGGGTGTTGATGATCGGCCTGGAGCGGGTCGTCGCCGAGGAGACGCCCTCCCAGATGTGCTCGGCCCGCTGACTGACGCAGTACACCGCGCCCCGCGGGGTCTGCAGCACCTTGCCGGCGCCACACAGAAGCTGCCTCGTGACGAGGAACGGAATGAGGATGTCCGCGAGCCGGGAGAACTCCCCGTGACGCGCCACCAGATAGTTCTCGTGGCAGCCGTAGGAGTTGCCGGCCGAGTCGGTGTTGTTCTTGAAGAGGTAGACGTCGCCCGCGATTCCTTCCTCGTGCAGGCGTCGTTCGGCGTCCACCAGGAGTCCTTCGAGAATGCGCTCGCCTGCTTTGTCGTGGGTGACCAGTTCGGTCACGTTGTCACATTCGGGTGTCGCGTATTCCGGATGTGAGCCCACGTCGAGATAGAGGCGTGCGCCGTTTCGCAGAAAGACGTTACTGCTGCGGCCCCATGACACGACACGGCGGAAGAGGTACCGCGCCACCTCGTCGGGAGACAGGCGCCGCTGTCCCCTGAACGTACACGTGACGCCGTACTCGTTCTCCAGCCCGAAAATGCGGCGGTCCATGAGTGAACATTACGCCCGATCCCCTGAGCTGAAACGGGGTTCGACGGCACGGTTTGGATCATTTTCCGATGAAGCCGCAACCACCGCACCCCCTGCGGGAGCTGCGAGGACCCGCCCGGTGGCCAGCAGAACCAGCAGGGACACGGCCCCCGCGGCACTCGGCACGGCGAAGCCCCACACCACGCCGCCCCACTCGACGACCGGGCCCGCCAGGCCCGTTCCCACCGACGAGCCCACCGTGAACGTCGTCACGATCCAGGAGAACGCCTCGGTGACCGTCCCGCGCGGCGCATGCCGGTCGACGAGGACGAACGCGCAGGCGAGACAGGGCGCGAGGAAGAGACCGGCGACGGCCGCCAGCGCCGTCATGACCACCGGACCCGGCGTCAGGACGAGCGGCAGGTAACACACCGCCAGAAGCCCCACGAGCACCCGCAGTCGACGCTCAGGCGTACCACCCCACTGCCGCGCGCCGTACGCCGTGCCCCCCACGAGCGCCCCCAGACCGATGGCGGACATCAGCCACCCGTACACCGCGTCCCCGCCGTGGTCGTCCGCGTACGCCACCGCGGCGACCGCGATGGAGCCGAGCGCGATCCCCACGGCCAGGAACGCGCCGAGCAGGACGAGCAGCCCCGGCGAGCGCAGCGCGCCCAGCCAGTGGGCCTCACGCGCCGCCGAACGCCACCCGCGCGAGGGCGGCGACACGGCCACCGACAGGGCGCCCAGCACGCCGACGACGTTGATGAGCACCAGCGCTGCCTGCGCCGACCACAGCGACACGCACAGGGTCACCAGCAACGGGCCGACGGTGAACAGTACTTCCTGGGCCACGGCATCCATCGCGTACGCCGTCTGCACCTGCCCCTCGCCGCGCAGCACCGAGGACCACAGTGCCCGCAGCCCGCCCTCCAGGGGTGGCGTGAACAGTCCGGAGAGCGCCACGCACGCGTACGCCAGCGCCATCGGACCGGTGCCCACGAAGGCGAAGGCGGACATGGCGAGCGCCGAGAGCAGCGCGGCAGGCAACTGGACTCGCGGCTGCCCGTGGAGGTCCACGAGCCGGCCCAGCAGCGGCTGACCCACCGCGTTGGCGACCCCGAACACGGCGGCGAGCCCGCCGGCGAGGCTGTACGTGCCGCCCTCCGCCCGGACGAACAGCACGATGGCGATCGCGGCCACGGCGCACGGCAGCCGGCCCACGAGCGTGCCCGCGAGCAGCCGCGCGGCATGCCTGGTCCTGAGGATCTCCACGTATCCCGCAGCCATGTCCGCTTCCTCTCGCCCGCAGCGCCCGCATCATCCGCGGAAGTTTTACGTATAACGTCGCCTCTCATACGTACCATGTGCGCTGTTCGCCAGTCCAGACGAAGGAGCACTCCGCCGGTGGCACCAGGCAACACCCGCCCCACCAGCCGTGACGTCGCCCAGGCCGCCGGCGTCTCCCAGGCCACGGTCTCCCTGGTCCTCGGCGACAAATGGCGCGGCCGCGTCTCGGAAGCCACCGCGCAGCGCGTCCGCGAAGCCGCACGCGGCCTCGGCTACCGGCCGAACCTCGCCGCCCGCAACCTGCGCCTCGGCCGCACCCGCACCGTCCTCCTCGTCGTCCCCGCCCTCACCACGGAGTTCTTCGCCGGCGTCTACACCGGCGCCGCCCGAGTCGCCGCCGACCACGGCTTCGGCGTGGTCCTCTACCCCTCCCCCGAGGGCATCGGCCCGGCCCGCGACCCCTTCGCCTCCGCCCAGGCCGCCCTGGACGGCGTCATCGCCTCCTCCATGGCCGCCGACGCCCTCACCGCGATCCGCGGCGACCAACTGCCCCTGGTGATGCTCGACAGCGACCCCGGGGGCAGCCTGGGCGCCGCAACGGTGAACCTGGACATCACGGACGGCGTCCGACAGGTCGCCGAACACCTCCTGGGCCTGGGACACCGGCGTTTCCTGCACCTCGCCGCGGACGTGGCGTCCTGGACCTTCGAGGTACGCGCGCGCGAACTGGCCGCCCGGATCGCCACCGTCCCGGGCACGTCCGTACGCACGACCCGCGCCCCCATCTCCATCGAGGGCGCCCTCACCGCCGCCGAAGCAGCCCTGTCGGCACCCGGACCGCGACCCACGGCGCTCATCTGCGACGACGACAAGCTGGCGGCCGGCGCCTACAAAGCCGCCCGCCGCCTCGGCCTGCGCATCCCCGACGACCTCTCCGTCACCGGCCTCGACGACCTGGCCCTCGCCACCGCCCTCGACCCCGAACTGACGACCGTACGCCTCGACGCCGAACTCTTCGGCGAACAGGGCATGCGGGCACTCCTGGCCGTCCTGGAGAGCCGTACGCCCGACGCGGGTGACATCCCCGTCGAACTGGTCGTACGAGGCTCCACGGCACCGCCGAACGCGTCCTGAACGCCTGTGCCCCGGCCGTAGCGACGGCCGGGGCACCCAGGTGAGGACAAGTCAGGGACGGACTACTCCTCGTCCGAACCCTCGGAGCCGTTCTCCGCCTCGGCGGCCGATCCGTCGCCCTCCAGCAGCCGGGAGAGCTGACGGCCGACGATCCGCCTGAACTTGCGCGCCTGCGGACGCGTACGGTCCAGCACCGCGACCTCCAGGCGCTCGGCCGGGATCTCCCGCTCACTGCCGTTCGTGTCGCGAGACAGAGCCTGGACGGCCAGCCTGAGGGCCTCCGCCAGGGTCATACCGTCCTGGTGACGCTGGTCCAGATAGCTGCTGATCTGCTCGGCATTACCACCCACCGCGACCGAACCGTGCTCGTCCACGATGGAACCGTCGTGCGGCAGCCGATAGATCTGATCACCCTCGGGCGTCTCACCGACCTCGGCGACGACCAGCTCCACCTCGTACGGCTTCTCGGCCGCACTGGAGAAGATCGTGCCCAGCGTCTGCGCATAGACGTTGGCGAGACCACGGGCGGTCACATCGTCACGGTCATAGGTGTAACCACGAAGATCGGCATACCGCACACCCCCGATCCGCAGGTTCTCGTACTCGTTGTACTTGCCGGCGGCCGCGAAACCGATCCGGTCGTAGATCTCACTGAACTTGTGCAGCGCACGGGACGGGTTCTCGCCGACGAAGACAATGCCGTCGGCGTACTGCAGCACGACCAGGCTGCGACCACGAGCGATGCCCTTGCGGGCGTACTCCGCCCGGTCGGCCATCGCCTGCTGGGGGGAAACATAGAACGGCGTCGACACCGGTTATCCGTCCCTTTCTTCCGGGAGTTCCGTCGAATTCACGCGATCACCTTGTTAACAGCCGGACGCCGGCCTAAAGCAGCGCGGCCCGCGGGCCGTCGGGCTGCTCCAGCCGCCGCTCCAGCACGGAACGGGCGATCCCGGAGGACTCGTCATCAGTGAGCCGACGGAAGCCGTCCTCGGTGATCACGGTGACGATCGGATAGATCCGGCGGGCGACATCGGGACCACCGGTCGCCGAGTCGTCGTCAGCCGCGTCATAGAGGGCCTGCACCACGAGGGTCGTGGCCTGCTCCTCGGTCAGGTCGCCACGGAAGAGCTTCTTCATCGCACCGCGCGCGAAGACCGAGCCCGAGCCCGTGGCCGAGAAGTTGTGCTCCTCGGAGCGACCACCCGTCACGTCGTAGGAGAAGATGCGGCCCCGCTCGCGGTCCACGTCATACCCCGCGAACAGCGGAACCACCGCCAGACCCTGCATGGCCATGCCCAGGTTGGAACGGATCATGGTCGACAGCCGGTTCGCCTTGCCCTCCAACGAGAGCTGCGCCCCCTCGACCTTCTCGAAGTGCTCCAGCTCCAGCTGGAACAGCTTGACCATCTCGACAGCCAGACCGGCCGTACCCGCGATACCGACAGCCGAGTACTCGTCCGCCGGAAAGACCTTCTCGATGTCCCGCTGCGCGATGACATTGCCCATGGTGGCCCGACGGTCACCGGCGAGCACCACACCGCCCGGGAAGGTCACGGCCACGATCGTGGTGCCGTGCGGCGCCTCGATCAC
Coding sequences:
- a CDS encoding YafY family protein encodes the protein MAGKPVRPVNAIDQTRRMLSLVTYLKERPGARVEDVARAFGITEDELVSDLDVLPMCGTSFRGGDLLDIDTDGERIWWHNPAALGEETAEPLRLAADEATALLVAARAVSTLPGLRESDRQALLRATAKLEAAAGEAAGASSRLSVTFESEGGVFADVDRAISERRRLWIRYYSPARDELTEREIDPIRLVSVGHTYVEAWCRRSEARRTFRLDRVAEIKILDEPSAPPEIELRDLSEALVQPAAEDPEVVVEVGPGGRWVAEYYPHDSADELADGGLRITLRTPDPTSLRRLALRLGRDGRIVAPRDLADSARQAAREALSAYDGVEAQGGQPVQDGQHDRQEQGL
- a CDS encoding YafY family protein, whose amino-acid sequence is MAIAKAERLMNLALCLLGTRRPLSKRELRESIEAYLEAGSDDSFSRMFERDKDDLRELGLVIETVENLDGEVGYLARRDSNRLPPITLDAEEAAALGLAAKVWQQARLAGAASGALQKLRAAGLPEDVDPYEAHGALEPRIPVHEAAFEPLMLACRDRRPVVFDYRKATAVRPEPRHVEPWALECWRGHWYLAGWDRDRGAERVFRLSRITGKVRSRSGRFTAEIPDVVTVRETVASWAGETADRSALIRLRSGAGYPLRAKAGAVRELADGWDELEIPYGHGLDAWLVEFGPDVVVLEPAELRADVVDRLRAVAKG
- a CDS encoding FKBP-type peptidyl-prolyl cis-trans isomerase codes for the protein MSIEKPEIDFPGGEPPADLEIKDIWEGDGAVAQAGQTVTVHYVGVAFSTGEEFDASWNRGTPFRFPLGGGRVIKGWDQGVQGMKVGGRRQLTIPAHLAYGNQSPTPAIKPGETLIFVVDLVGV
- a CDS encoding FKBP-type peptidyl-prolyl cis-trans isomerase; its protein translation is MRRRSLLIAVPAGLVTIAGCGDDKSDSSKAKESQSPSPSASATSAAPPPKIVDGPLPAITAGTKFGEKPTVAKGTGDPSKDLAVKTVIAGAGKTVAENDYIQAHYLGQVWDTAKVFDNSYDRKTPLLIQLSQGSIIDGWRYALAGKKAGSRVVFSVPPTWGYGKQGNAQAGIKGTDTLVFVADIQATFNASSSAKGSDVAQNDANLPKVGTNTDGKAPTIDIPKTDAPTKLVADYVIEGDGAVVEAKDSVLVQYKGVFWDGGKEFDSTYSRKALTSFGLQQVVKGWAQGLTGKKVGSRVLIVIPPKLGYGDKPPAGSGIKKDSVLVFSVDILAKI
- the pafA gene encoding Pup--protein ligase — its product is MDRRIFGLENEYGVTCTFRGQRRLSPDEVARYLFRRVVSWGRSSNVFLRNGARLYLDVGSHPEYATPECDNVTELVTHDKAGERILEGLLVDAERRLHEEGIAGDVYLFKNNTDSAGNSYGCHENYLVARHGEFSRLADILIPFLVTRQLLCGAGKVLQTPRGAVYCVSQRAEHIWEGVSSATTRSRPIINTRDEPHADAERYRRLHVIVGDSNMSETTMLLKVGATDLVLRMIEAGTVMRDLTLENPIRAIREVSHDITGRRKVRLASGREASALEVQREYYEKAVDFCERRGIRTGTVEQVLELWGRTLDSIEAEDLDRIGTEIDWVMKYKLIERYRAKHNMTMSHPRVAQIDLAYHDIHRRRGLYYLLEKRGQAARICNDLKIFEGKSVPPQTTRARLRGDFIRRAQEQRRDFTVDWVHLKLNDQAQRTVLCKDPFRSVDDRVEKLIAGM
- a CDS encoding MFS transporter, giving the protein MAAGYVEILRTRHAARLLAGTLVGRLPCAVAAIAIVLFVRAEGGTYSLAGGLAAVFGVANAVGQPLLGRLVDLHGQPRVQLPAALLSALAMSAFAFVGTGPMALAYACVALSGLFTPPLEGGLRALWSSVLRGEGQVQTAYAMDAVAQEVLFTVGPLLVTLCVSLWSAQAALVLINVVGVLGALSVAVSPPSRGWRSAAREAHWLGALRSPGLLVLLGAFLAVGIALGSIAVAAVAYADDHGGDAVYGWLMSAIGLGALVGGTAYGARQWGGTPERRLRVLVGLLAVCYLPLVLTPGPVVMTALAAVAGLFLAPCLACAFVLVDRHAPRGTVTEAFSWIVTTFTVGSSVGTGLAGPVVEWGGVVWGFAVPSAAGAVSLLVLLATGRVLAAPAGGAVVAASSENDPNRAVEPRFSSGDRA
- a CDS encoding LacI family DNA-binding transcriptional regulator, whose product is MAPGNTRPTSRDVAQAAGVSQATVSLVLGDKWRGRVSEATAQRVREAARGLGYRPNLAARNLRLGRTRTVLLVVPALTTEFFAGVYTGAARVAADHGFGVVLYPSPEGIGPARDPFASAQAALDGVIASSMAADALTAIRGDQLPLVMLDSDPGGSLGAATVNLDITDGVRQVAEHLLGLGHRRFLHLAADVASWTFEVRARELAARIATVPGTSVRTTRAPISIEGALTAAEAALSAPGPRPTALICDDDKLAAGAYKAARRLGLRIPDDLSVTGLDDLALATALDPELTTVRLDAELFGEQGMRALLAVLESRTPDAGDIPVELVVRGSTAPPNAS
- the prcA gene encoding proteasome subunit alpha — translated: MSTPFYVSPQQAMADRAEYARKGIARGRSLVVLQYADGIVFVGENPSRALHKFSEIYDRIGFAAAGKYNEYENLRIGGVRYADLRGYTYDRDDVTARGLANVYAQTLGTIFSSAAEKPYEVELVVAEVGETPEGDQIYRLPHDGSIVDEHGSVAVGGNAEQISSYLDQRHQDGMTLAEALRLAVQALSRDTNGSEREIPAERLEVAVLDRTRPQARKFRRIVGRQLSRLLEGDGSAAEAENGSEGSDEE
- the prcB gene encoding proteasome subunit beta, which codes for MEANTRSTGRLPAAFLTPGSSSFMDFLSEHQPEMLPGKRQLPPTQGVIEAPHGTTIVAVTFPGGVVLAGDRRATMGNVIAQRDIEKVFPADEYSAVGIAGTAGLAVEMVKLFQLELEHFEKVEGAQLSLEGKANRLSTMIRSNLGMAMQGLAVVPLFAGYDVDRERGRIFSYDVTGGRSEEHNFSATGSGSVFARGAMKKLFRGDLTEEQATTLVVQALYDAADDDSATGGPDVARRIYPIVTVITEDGFRRLTDDESSGIARSVLERRLEQPDGPRAALL